A window of the Pyrodictium abyssi genome harbors these coding sequences:
- a CDS encoding aspartate aminotransferase family protein, with product MVVRYLHFYAPRGIRVARAEGQYVWDTEGRRYLDAHTGHGVAFLGHRHPRVVEAIREALDTVMVAPPGMAGPWLEEMLEAISPILPHGMEYVTLLNSGAEAVELALKIARRVTGRSEIVYFTGSFHGRTMGALSVTSSSPLYRQGYEPLVPGTRRARFNNVEDVEKTVTEETAAVIVEPIQGEGGVNPASLEFMQALRRRCDEVGCLLVVDEVQTGFGRTGCVWAHEHYGIRADIVTAGKAIGGGFPVSMVVVPGWVAEKLPPGFHGSTYGGNPMAVKAVTAASRVLVEEKVPDQAAEKGSLLKKLLEEMLVGVRVVRRVKGMGLMLGVELRLRPDPVLRCLQEEKRILALKAGSTVVRLLPPYLLTREDIEELASGVRDCVLRLQGSQAAQRAG from the coding sequence ATGGTTGTCCGCTACCTCCACTTCTACGCGCCCCGCGGGATACGCGTGGCACGGGCTGAGGGCCAGTACGTCTGGGACACGGAGGGCCGCCGCTACCTGGACGCGCACACGGGCCACGGTGTCGCCTTCCTCGGCCACCGCCACCCCCGCGTCGTCGAGGCTATACGAGAGGCCCTAGACACCGTCATGGTCGCGCCGCCCGGCATGGCTGGGCCCTGGCTAGAGGAGATGCTCGAGGCAATCAGCCCCATACTCCCCCACGGTATGGAGTATGTCACGCTCCTCAACAGCGGCGCGGAGGCCGTGGAGCTGGCGCTGAAGATCGCCCGCCGCGTGACGGGGCGCAGCGAGATAGTGTACTTCACTGGCAGCTTCCACGGCAGGACTATGGGCGCGCTCTCGGTGACCTCTAGTAGCCCGCTCTACCGGCAAGGCTACGAGCCGCTAGTCCCTGGTACCCGGCGCGCCCGGTTCAACAACGTAGAGGACGTGGAGAAGACGGTGACCGAGGAGACGGCGGCCGTCATAGTCGAGCCGATACAGGGCGAGGGCGGCGTCAACCCCGCGTCTCTCGAGTTCATGCAGGCGCTGCGCCGCCGCTGCGACGAGGTCGGCTGCCTACTGGTGGTGGACGAGGTTCAGACCGGGTTCGGCCGTACCGGCTGCGTGTGGGCACACGAGCACTACGGGATCCGCGCGGACATAGTTACGGCTGGCAAGGCTATCGGCGGCGGGTTCCCCGTCAGCATGGTGGTTGTGCCGGGCTGGGTGGCCGAGAAGCTGCCACCGGGCTTCCATGGCAGCACCTACGGCGGCAACCCCATGGCCGTGAAGGCGGTCACGGCTGCCAGCCGGGTCCTCGTGGAGGAGAAGGTGCCCGACCAGGCGGCCGAGAAGGGCTCGCTGCTGAAGAAGCTGCTAGAGGAAATGCTGGTGGGCGTAAGGGTGGTGCGCCGGGTCAAGGGCATGGGGCTTATGCTCGGGGTGGAGCTCCGGCTACGCCCAGACCCGGTCCTCCGCTGCCTCCAGGAGGAGAAGAGGATCCTAGCCCTCAAGGCGGGCTCTACTGTCGTCAGGCTCCTGCCGCCCTACCTGCTGACCCGCGAGGACATAGAGGAGCTGGCGAGCGGGGTGCGGGACTGTGTACTACGGCTCCAGGGCAGCCAGGCTGCTCAGAGAGCTGGTTAG
- the lysX gene encoding lysine biosynthesis protein LysX, whose protein sequence is MPRIGMAYMVARWEEKAIVSAARSRGAELELLHMPSFYAIIGDRGLGAKLPSVVLQRSISHYVALSSTLLLESLGVRVVNRGQATAAANDKVWSLSLLAAAGVPTPVTGVAFGSDAASKLAEEIGYPVVVKPTNGSWGRMLALADDWEDLRVILEHREYMPQPEMKVHLIQEYVKKPGRDIRVTVVGGRPVAAIYRYSSHWITNTARGGKAEPAPTEGELGELAVRAAEAVGLEVAGVDVFEDPERGYIVNEVNPVPEFKNTVAVTGVDVAAEIVDYLLELARR, encoded by the coding sequence TTGCCCAGGATAGGCATGGCGTACATGGTGGCGCGGTGGGAGGAGAAGGCAATAGTCTCGGCTGCTAGGAGCCGTGGCGCGGAGCTAGAGCTGCTACACATGCCGAGCTTCTACGCCATAATAGGCGACCGGGGGCTCGGCGCCAAGCTGCCGAGCGTAGTGCTTCAGAGGAGTATAAGCCACTACGTGGCCCTCTCCTCGACGCTGCTGCTCGAGAGCCTCGGGGTACGCGTCGTCAACCGGGGCCAGGCAACAGCAGCCGCTAACGACAAGGTGTGGAGCCTCTCCCTGCTAGCAGCTGCTGGCGTCCCGACGCCGGTCACCGGTGTGGCATTCGGCTCCGATGCTGCCAGCAAGCTGGCTGAGGAGATAGGCTATCCTGTGGTGGTCAAGCCGACGAACGGTAGCTGGGGCAGGATGCTAGCCCTGGCCGACGACTGGGAGGACCTCCGCGTGATACTGGAGCACCGGGAGTACATGCCGCAGCCCGAGATGAAGGTGCACCTCATCCAGGAGTACGTCAAGAAGCCCGGCCGGGATATACGGGTCACTGTGGTCGGCGGTAGGCCTGTGGCCGCGATCTACCGCTACTCCAGCCACTGGATAACCAATACTGCTCGCGGCGGCAAGGCCGAGCCAGCACCCACCGAGGGCGAGCTAGGCGAGCTAGCTGTACGCGCAGCCGAGGCTGTGGGCCTCGAGGTCGCGGGAGTAGACGTGTTCGAGGACCCGGAGCGCGGCTACATCGTTAACGAGGTGAACCCGGTACCGGAGTTCAAGAACACCGTCGCTGTTACCGGTGTGGACGTGGCCGCCGAGATAGTGGACTACCTGCTCGAGCTGGCACGCCGCTAG
- the lysW/argW gene encoding alpha-aminoadipate/glutamate carrier protein LysW, which translates to MPTLKCPVCGGPVEVPDDAMPGELIDHDCGVTLEVVKKDDGSFELKPFEGVGEDWGE; encoded by the coding sequence ATGCCCACACTAAAGTGCCCCGTATGCGGAGGCCCCGTAGAGGTACCAGACGACGCTATGCCCGGCGAGCTGATAGACCACGACTGCGGCGTAACCCTAGAGGTGGTCAAGAAGGACGACGGGAGCTTCGAGCTGAAGCCCTTCGAGGGCGTCGGCGAGGACTGGGGCGAGTAG